A genomic window from Sorex araneus isolate mSorAra2 chromosome 2, mSorAra2.pri, whole genome shotgun sequence includes:
- the GALNT6 gene encoding polypeptide N-acetylgalactosaminyltransferase 6, translating to MRLLGRRHLPFRLALLGCTFVLFIFVLQRDVSSREQPVEKPWLNSLVNQKNHLLDLMQGAVNNLREGKPKLQIRAPEPQALLVSANHSCVPGFYSPEDLKPLLARPPQDPDSPGADGKAFHKARWTPQETEEKDKGYKKHCFNAFASDRISLHRALGPDTRPPECVKQKFRRCPPLPTTSVIIVFHNEAWSTLLRTVYSVLHTAPASLLREVILVDDASTEEYLKEPLEQYVKPLKVVRVLRQEERKGLITARLLGASVAQAEVLTFLDAHCECFHGWLEPLLARIAEDETAVVSPDIVNINLNTFQFSWPVPGGKVHSRGNFDWSLTFGWEILPPHETQRRKDETYPIKSPTFAGGLFSISKSYFEHIGTYDNQMEIWGGENVEMSFRVWQCGGQLEIIPCSVVGHVFRTKSPHTFPKGVSVIARNQVRLAEVWMDDYKDIFYRRNQQAEKMAREKSFGDISERLQLRERLHCRNFSWYLSNVYPEIFVPDLTPTFFGSIRNLKINQCLDVGENNKGEKPLIMYPCHGLGGNQYFEYTTKRELRHNIAKQLCLHVSAGTLRLHNCHFTGKNSHVPKAEEWELTQDQLFRNSGSGTCLTSENQTPAMAHCNPSDPHQHWVFY from the exons ATGCGGCTGCTCGGCAGACGCCACCTGCCCTTCCGCCTGGCCCTCCTGGGCTGTACCTTCGTGCTCTTCATCTTCGTCCTGCAGAGGGATGTGAGCAGCAGGGAGCAGCCCGTGGAGAAGCCCTGGCTGAATTCCTTGGTGAACCAGAAGAATCACCTGCTGGACCTCATGCAGGGCGCCGTGAACAACCTGCGGGAAGGGAAGCCCAAGCTCCAGATCCGGGCTCCGGAGCCCCAGGCGCTGCTCGTCTCTGCGAACCACTCCTGCGTGCCCGGCTTCTACAGCCCCGAAGATCTGAAACCCCTGTTGGCACGGCCCCCCCAGGACCCCGACAGCCCGGGGGCCGACGGGAAAGCGTTTCACAAGGCCAGGTGGACCCCCCAGGAGACCGAGGAGAAGGACAAGGGCTATAAGAAACACTGCTTCAACGCCTTCGCCAGCGACCGCATCTCCCtgcacagggccctggggccagacACACGGCCCCCGGA ATGTGTCAAACAGAAGTTCCGCCGCTGCCCCCCGCTGCCCACCACCAGCGTCATCATCGTGTTCCACAACGAGGCCTGGTCCACGCTGCTGCGGACCGTGTACAGCGTGCTGCACACCGCCCCGGCCAGCCTGCTGCGCGAGGTCATCCTGGTGGACGACGCCAGCACCGAGG AGTACCTCAAGGAGCCGCTGGAGCAGTACGTGAAGCCGCTGAAGGTGGTGCGGGTGTTGCGGCAGGAGGAGCGCAAGGGCTTGATCACCGCCCGGCTGCTGGGGGCCAGCGTGGCGCAGGCCGAGGTGCTCACCTTCCTGGACGCGCACT GTGAATGCTTCCATGGCTGGCTGGAGCCCCTCCTGGCTCGCATCGCTGAGGATGAGACGGCAGTGGTGAGCCCGGACATCGTCAACATCAACCTTAACACGTTCCAGTTCTCCTGGCCTGTCCCGGGGGGCAAAGTCCACAGCCGTGGCAACTTTGACTGGAGCTTGACCTTCGGCTGGGAGATTCTACCTCCGCACGAGACTCAGAGGCGCAAAGATGAGACCTACCCCATCAA aTCCCCGACGTTCGCCGGTGGCCTCTTCTCCATCTCCAAGTCCTACTTTGAACACATCGGTACCTATGATAATCAGATGGAGATCTGGGGAGGGGAGAACGTGGAAATGTCCTTCCGG GTCTGGCAGTGTGGGGGTCAGCTGGAAATCATCCCTTGCTCCGTGGTTGGACACGTGTTCCGGACCAAGAGCCCCCACACCTTCCCCAAGGGCGTCAGCGTCATCGCGCGGAACCAGGTGCGCCTGGCTGAGGTGTGGATGGACGACTACAAGGACATTTTCTACCGGAGAAACCAGCAAGCAGAGAAGATGGCCAGAGAG AAATCCTTCGGCGACATCTCGGAGCGCCTGCAGCTGAGGGAGAGGCTCCACTGCCGTAACTTTTCCTGGTATCTGAGCAACGTCTACCCTGAGATCTTTGTTCCCGACCTGACACCCACCTTCTTCGGATCA ATCAGGAACCTGAAAATTAACCAGTGCCTCGACGTGGGGGAGAACAACAAGGGGGAGAAGCCCCTCATCATGTACCCCTGCCATGGCCTCGGCGGCAACCAG TACTTTGAGTACACGACCAAGAGGGAACTCCGCCACAACATCGCGAAACAGCTGTGTCTACACGTCAGCGCGGGCACCCTGCGCCTTCACAACTGTCACTTCACTGGCAAAAACAGCCACGTGCCCAAGGCCGAGGAATGGGAACTGACCCAG GACCAACTCTTCAGGAACTCCGGATCTGGTACCTGCCTGACATCTGAGAACCAAACTCCAGCCATGGCCCACTGCAACCCCAGCGACCCGCACCAGCACTGGGTCTTCTACTAG